A single region of the Salvia miltiorrhiza cultivar Shanhuang (shh) chromosome 8, IMPLAD_Smil_shh, whole genome shotgun sequence genome encodes:
- the LOC131001215 gene encoding kinesin-like protein KIN-10A has product MAPTPSSKSNLSTPSTKANAAHHHSKTPQSKQRLNFTKEAAANASEHPVEVIGRIRDHPELKSKLNANPSALQITGDGKSVRVKTEIGYRDFTLDGVSMSEEDDLEGFYKKFVESRINGVKMGQKCTIMMYGPTGSGKSHTMFGCLKQPGIVYNSLKGILGEEDEELGLGNFVQVTVLEIYNEEIYDLLSSTSNGGGFNFGWSKGGSASKVKLEVMGKKAKNATFISGNEAGKILKEIQKVEKRRIVKSTLCNERSSRSHCMIIVDVPTVGGRLMLVDMAGSENIEQAGQTGLEAKMQTAKINQGNIALKRVVESIANADSHVPFRDSKLTMLLQDSFEDDKSKILMILCASPEPRELHKTIATLEYGAKAKCIVRGPHTPVKGAEDSSSAIIMGSRLAALDQFICKLQIENKTREKERNQAQKELTRKEEEVSLLKAKLALAEQRGVEASEEEINSKVNERTQRLKSELERKIQECENMANELVEMERRKMEEKILQQQQEVEMLRQRLEEIEYELRLSRGGSSSVDVVEGGGSFMKKLLQACNEDSDMVKSMDLDKSLDLETKVIYNGDVNGGASVVSGYSYLNEGMYSFSNKRCLTTVYEEEECENEDEDKNSHIDDEVQKEVIEEKQMIVTPRDQGKSRFGDASEHERLGLHDDAENSEETAASRQLRIHNIFTLCGNYRELSQHCNTPTPAMMTSDNTTDLSDQSKSISKLRVSGEVAAEKLEEDHVEVYVKWEASKENPGKFITTMKVLKDSTLADLRKLIEKHLGDQQQSFTFLALGDPSGAPVAKEKEASMQTSKLPLCKNQLRGHLACLRPVKAVQWATRQPFSPIENKVATTPMAHLTKKADECLSLDVPHLNSTPFITVRRH; this is encoded by the exons ATGGCTCCCACAccttcatcaaaatcaaatctttcGACACCATCAACGAAAGCAAATGCAGCTCACCACCACTCCAAAACTCCTCAATCAAAGCAGCGCCTAAATTTCACAAAGGAAGCGGCGGCGAACGCGTCGGAGCACCCAGTGGAGGTCATAGGTCGAATCCGCGACCACCCAGAACTCAAGAGCAAGCTCAACGCGAACCCTTCAGCCCTACAAATCACCGGAGATGGCAAATCCGTGAGAGTGAAGACTGAAATCGGGTACCGGGACTTCACTCTCGACGGCGTCTCGATGTCGGAGGAGGACGATCTCGAGGGCTTCTACAAGAAGTTCGTGGAGTCGAGGATCAACGGCGTGAAGATGGGCCAGAAATGTACGATCATGATGTACGGCCCGACCGGGTCGGGCAAGAGCCACACCATGTTCGGGTGCTTGAAGCAGCCCGGGATAGTGTACAATTCCTTGAAGGGTATTTTGGGTGAGGAAGATGAGGAGTTAGGGCTGGGGAATTTTGTGCAGGTGACTGTCTTAGAGATTTATAATGAGGAAATTTATGACCTTTTGTCTTCAACCAGTAACGGTGGAGGGTTTAATTTTGGATGGTCAAAGGGTGGTTCTGCTTCTAAG GTGAAGCTGGAGGTGATGGGGAAGAAGGCAAAGAACGCAACTTTTATATCAGGAAACGAGGCTGGGAAGATACTGAAAGAGATTCAgaaagtggagaagagaagaaTAGTGAAGAGCACTCTTTGCAACGAGAGAAGCTCTAGAAGCCATTGCATG ATAATTGTTGATGTTCCGACTGTTGGAGGACGCCTCATGCTTGTGGATATGGCTGGCTCCGAGAATATAGAACAAGCTGGTCAAACTGGATTGGAAGCAAAGATGCAG ACGGCAAAGATCAACCAAGGCAACATAGCACTGAAGAGAGTGGTCGAATCGATTGCAAATGCTGACTCTCATGTTCCGTTTCGTGATAGCAAGTTAACCATGCTTCTTCAG GATTCCTTTGAGGATGACAAGTCCAAGATTTTGATGATACTATGTGCCAGCCCTGAACCAAGGGAGTTGCATAAAACTATTGCCACATTAGAATATGGGGCGAAGGCAAAGTGCATAGTTCGAGGCCCTCATACACCGGTTAAAGGCGCTGAAGATTCTTCGTCTGCTATTATAATGGGGTCGAGGCTAGCAGCTCTGGACCAGTTCATCTGCAAGCTACAGATTGAGAACAAAACTCGGGAAAAAGAGCGAAACCAGGCCCAAAAGGAGCTAAccaggaaagaagaagaagtgtCTTTGCTAAAGGCAAAGCTTGCTCTAGCAGAACAAAGAGGAGTTGAAGCAAGTGAAGAGGAGATCAATTCGAAAGTCAATGAACGCACACAGAGGCTGAAGAGCGAGTTGGAGAGGAAGATACAAGAATGTGAGAACATGGCCAATGAACTCGTTGAAATGGAGAGGCGAAAGATGGAAGAAAAGATTCTCCAACAGCAGCAGGAAGTTGAGATGCTGCGCCAGCGCTTGGAGGAGATTGAATATGAACTTCGTCTCTCAAGGGGTGGGAGCTCTTCCGTGGATGTGGTGGAAGGGGGGGGAAGCTTCATGAAGAAACTGTTGCAAGCGTGCAATGAAGATTCGGACATGGTTAAGTCCATGGATTTGGACAAATCATTGGACTTGGAAACGAAGGTGATTTACAACGGAGATGTAAATGGCGGTGCTAGTGTTGTTTCGGGCTATTCCTACCTCAACGAAGGCATGTACAGTTTCTCAAACAAAAGATGCTTGACTACTGTGTATGAGGAAGAAGAATGTGAGAATGAGGATGAAGACAAGAACAGTCACATTGATGACGAAGTGCAGAAGGAGGTGATCGAGGAGAAACAGATGATAGTGACACCGCGGGATCAGGGGAAGTCTCGTTTTGGTGATGCATCAGAGCACGAACGGCTTGGATTGCATGATGATGCTGAAAACTCTGAGGAAACGGCTGCCTCTCGCCAATTGAGGATACACAATATTTTCACCCTGTGTGGAAATTATAGAGAACTTTCGCAGCACTGTAACACTCCTACGCCTGCTATGATGACATCAGACAATACTACTGATTTGTCTGATCAATCGAAGAGCATCTCGAAATTAAGGGTTTCTGGTGAGGTAGCTGCAGAGAAATTGGAGGAGGATCACGTTGAAGTATACGTGAAGTGGGAGGCCTCAAAGGAGAATCCAGGGAAGTTCATTACGACTATGAAGGTTTTGAAAGACTCTACTCTTGCGGACTTGAGGAAGTTGATAGAAAAGCATCTTGGTGATCAACAACAGTCTTTCACATTTCTGGCTCTTGGG GATCCTTCTGGTGCTCCTGTGGCTAAGGAGAAGGAAGCGAGTATGCAGACGAGCAAACTCCCTCTTTGCAAGAACCAGCTACGCGGTCATCTGGCCTGTTTACGTCCAGTGAAGGCAGTTCAGTGGGCAACACGTCAGCCCTTCAGTCCGATCGAAAACAAGGTGGCCACGACTCCCATGGCACATCTGACAAAGAAGGCGGATGAGTGCCTGTCACTTGATGTACCACATTTGAACTCCACGCCATTTATTACTGTAAGAAGGCACTAG
- the LOC131001216 gene encoding plastid-lipid-associated protein 6, chloroplastic produces MASVLQSPLPLSHHRTSSSKSASTSLSNFPTTHRICNLPALHRRRSCDFKNDVICQSSSGEVTFIEPPKSAPSKDDLDGSLKIKLLSAVSGLNRGLAASEDDLRKADEAAKELETAGGPVDLLADMDKLQGRWKLVYSSAFSSRTLGGSRPGPPTGRLLPITLGQVFQRIDVFSKDFDNIVELELGAPWPLPPLEVTATLAHKFELIGSSGMKITFEKTTVKTTGNLSQLPALDIPRIPDGFRPQSNTGSGEFEVTYLDSDTRITRGDRGELRVFVIA; encoded by the exons ATGGCGTCGGTGCTTCAATCGCCGCTTCCTCTCTCCCACCACCGCACTTCTTCCTCGAAATCTGCCTCCACTTCTCTCAGCAATTTTCCGACAACTCACAGAATTTGCAATTTGCCGGCGCTTCACAGGAGAAGAAGCTGTGATTTCAAGAATGACGTCATCTGTCAATCGTCTTCCGGTGAAGTCACGTTCATTGAGCCCCCTAAATCTGCACCGTCCAAAGATGATCTTGATGGCTCCCTCAAGATCAAATTATTG AGTGCTGTTTCTGGGTTAAATAGAGGTCTCGCAGCGAGCGAAGATGACCTGAGAAAAGCGGATGAGGCAGCAAAAGAGCTTGAAACAGCTGGAGGTCCAGTCGATCTATTAGCTGACATGGATAAGCTGCAAGGCAGGTGGAAACTGGTTTACAGCAGCGCCTTCTCCTCACGGACTCTTGGAGGTAGCCGACCCGGCCCACCTACCGGGAGGCTTCTTCCTATAACTCTCGGCCAG GTATTCCAAAGGATCGATGTCTTCAGCAAAGACTTTGACAATATCGTTGAGCTCGAATTGGGAGCCCCGTGGCCTCTGCCGCCTCTTGAAGTGACAGCCACTTTGGCCCACAAATTTGAACTCATAG GGAGCAGTGGAATGAAGATCACCTTTGAGAAAACAACAGTGAAGACGACAGGAAACTTGTCTCAGTTGCCGGCATTGGACATCCCCCGCATACCAGATGGATTCAGACCGCAATCTAATACGGGAAGCGGCGAGTTTGAGGTCACGTACCTCGACTCTGATACGCGTATAACTCGAGGAGACAGAGGAGAGCTCAGGGTTTTTGTCATCGCCTAG